A window from Bdellovibrionales bacterium encodes these proteins:
- a CDS encoding GldG family protein, whose amino-acid sequence MNKISKILFGISGVSLLCFIVTRLLVGVWIPFLWIPLSFFVCCFIGAIIQERRTIAEFMTMKTTKHGMNMGALIALVFVVLVVVNFLSVRHYKVWDFSGAQSNTLSDQSIKLVKSLNSELLIRFFYKKGVEGNEDNRKNFRELIKKYQDQTPNIRLEFVEVNERPDLAEEYGVTKGSGVIFLDYKGRRNRVEKIDEQEVTTALVKVTREKEKNIYFVVGHGERDLEEPKEATGLNALKVMLENNRYVVKTQATNLNAKIPEDADVVMIIGPTQKFLDYEIKALEDYLQRGGSLLMALKSKQTQGLEAVLSQVGLEPMNNYIMNLVDTPMGKGVQQGQTLGTVFSSTNEITKVFGKSEATIFRNPMSFKRGKVPEGVAIDDLVKTQENSMSFTNLDLKNQGPQGAFTIVAEAKGKFPGNKGQDFQLIVAGDADFLGNQLLMQSLNRDLVLNSVAALAKESNLISITPREAQVTKLQMTDSNFYLFLFLFAIPLPVLLLGTSVTLWMRRRHA is encoded by the coding sequence ATGAATAAAATCAGTAAAATCCTCTTTGGCATCTCCGGCGTTAGTTTGCTGTGCTTTATTGTGACTCGTTTGTTGGTCGGTGTGTGGATTCCATTCCTTTGGATTCCGTTATCATTCTTCGTTTGTTGCTTTATCGGTGCGATCATCCAAGAAAGAAGAACCATTGCAGAGTTTATGACAATGAAGACCACAAAACACGGCATGAACATGGGCGCTTTGATTGCGCTTGTGTTTGTGGTGCTGGTGGTTGTGAACTTCTTGTCGGTTCGGCATTACAAAGTTTGGGACTTCTCGGGCGCACAAAGCAATACCCTGTCTGACCAATCCATTAAACTGGTAAAGAGTTTGAACTCGGAATTGCTGATTCGCTTTTTCTATAAAAAAGGCGTTGAAGGTAACGAGGACAATCGTAAAAACTTCCGTGAGCTGATCAAAAAATATCAAGATCAAACTCCGAACATCCGTTTGGAGTTTGTTGAAGTGAATGAGCGCCCGGATCTGGCTGAAGAGTACGGTGTCACAAAAGGCAGCGGTGTGATCTTCTTGGATTACAAAGGCCGCCGTAATCGTGTCGAGAAAATCGACGAGCAAGAAGTCACCACAGCGCTTGTAAAGGTGACCCGTGAAAAAGAAAAGAACATCTACTTCGTCGTCGGTCATGGCGAGCGCGACCTGGAAGAACCTAAAGAGGCAACGGGCTTAAACGCCCTGAAAGTGATGCTCGAGAACAACCGCTATGTGGTTAAAACTCAGGCGACGAACTTGAATGCAAAAATTCCTGAGGACGCCGATGTTGTCATGATCATTGGTCCAACCCAAAAGTTCCTGGATTACGAGATCAAGGCTCTTGAGGACTATCTCCAGCGTGGTGGCAGTCTTTTGATGGCATTGAAGTCAAAACAAACCCAAGGGCTCGAGGCTGTCTTGAGTCAAGTCGGTCTTGAGCCGATGAATAACTACATCATGAACCTCGTCGATACGCCGATGGGTAAGGGTGTGCAGCAGGGGCAAACTCTGGGTACAGTTTTCTCTAGCACGAATGAGATCACAAAAGTTTTTGGTAAAAGTGAAGCGACGATTTTCAGAAACCCAATGTCATTTAAGCGTGGCAAAGTTCCTGAAGGTGTGGCGATTGATGATCTGGTGAAGACTCAAGAAAACTCAATGTCCTTTACAAATTTGGATTTGAAAAACCAAGGACCTCAAGGGGCGTTTACAATCGTCGCTGAAGCTAAAGGAAAATTCCCCGGTAACAAAGGCCAGGATTTTCAGTTGATTGTCGCGGGTGATGCTGACTTTCTCGGGAACCAGCTTTTAATGCAAAGCCTGAACCGTGACTTGGTTTTGAACTCGGTGGCGGCTCTCGCAAAAGAAAGCAATTTGATCAGCATTACTCCGCGCGAGGCGCAAGTAACGAAGCTACAGATGACGGATTCGAATTTCTATCTATTCTTATTCTTATTTGCCATTCCATTGCCGGTATTACTACTCGGTACAAGCGTTACTCTGTGGATGAGAAGGAGACATGCTTAA
- a CDS encoding ABC transporter permease codes for MSGTITIFKKELKGFFLSPSFYVIAFLVSVVLSWSYPIQLNLFSQLLQNYVFQQNLPNMNQLNIHYGLFLRHLSYLNLMLIFVVPALTMRLLAEEKKLRTFDLLLTSPVTSTDIVLGKYLAALAAVGGIVLLALSYPVATATMTKLSWGPLLIAFLGIFLVGAAYAAMNLFCSSLTENALVAYVTSVVFNVSIWFVGIGVEMTDSQTIRQIIEHVSINTHLSSLVEGTIRTSALVFLVSLVALFCFLAERVVESSRWR; via the coding sequence ATGAGTGGAACAATCACGATCTTTAAAAAAGAACTGAAAGGCTTTTTCTTAAGCCCAAGTTTTTATGTGATCGCTTTCTTGGTTTCTGTAGTCTTGAGTTGGTCGTATCCGATTCAGTTGAACTTGTTCTCGCAGCTTTTGCAGAACTACGTGTTCCAGCAAAACTTGCCGAATATGAATCAACTGAACATCCATTATGGCTTGTTCTTAAGACATCTTTCTTACTTGAACCTGATGCTGATCTTCGTGGTCCCTGCACTGACGATGCGTTTGCTGGCTGAAGAAAAGAAGCTGCGTACCTTTGATCTGCTCTTAACCTCACCCGTAACTTCCACAGACATCGTTCTTGGCAAATACTTGGCGGCGCTGGCAGCGGTCGGCGGAATTGTTTTGTTAGCACTTTCTTATCCGGTTGCAACGGCGACAATGACAAAGCTGAGCTGGGGTCCGCTCTTGATAGCCTTCCTTGGAATCTTTCTGGTCGGTGCGGCTTACGCAGCAATGAATTTATTTTGCTCAAGCCTCACTGAAAATGCTTTGGTTGCGTATGTGACTTCGGTGGTTTTCAACGTTTCGATCTGGTTTGTCGGCATCGGCGTTGAGATGACCGATAGCCAAACCATCCGTCAGATCATTGAACATGTTTCTATCAATACACACTTAAGCAGCCTTGTAGAGGGCACCATCCGTACGAGTGCGTTGGTGTTCTTAGTCAGTCTTGTGGCTTTATTTTGTTTCTTGGCCGAGAGGGTCGTTGAATCCTCTCGTTGGAGGTAG
- a CDS encoding ATP-binding cassette domain-containing protein codes for MIEVRDLTKDYGPRRAINQLNFTINKGEVVGFLGPNGAGKSTTMKIITGFMAPSSGTAKVAGFDVFESPLEVKKRIGYLPETPPVYTDMYVRDYLTYVAELKQVPRENIQKQVDHALEKTNLGSVQKRLIHNLSKGYRQRVGIAQALVSNPEVLILDEPTVGLDPKQVAEIRELIKELRGHHTVILSTHILSEVQATCERVIIINQGQIVAQDRIENLASQERGQSRLTIRLRKEVEDFKKVLSGIEGVLAVAAGSSRRDWEVNFRGDDAVVDAISARVVKEGLGLLELSPHKVDLEDVFLKLTYGAEQTGVQS; via the coding sequence ATGATTGAAGTGCGCGATCTCACCAAGGACTACGGTCCACGTAGAGCTATCAACCAGCTCAACTTCACGATCAATAAAGGCGAAGTCGTTGGCTTCTTGGGCCCGAACGGGGCGGGGAAGTCCACCACAATGAAAATTATCACAGGCTTTATGGCGCCAAGTTCAGGCACGGCGAAAGTGGCTGGCTTTGACGTGTTTGAAAGTCCTTTGGAGGTAAAGAAGCGTATCGGTTACCTGCCTGAAACTCCACCTGTGTACACCGATATGTATGTTCGCGATTATTTGACCTACGTGGCAGAGCTTAAACAAGTGCCGCGCGAGAATATTCAAAAACAAGTCGACCATGCTTTAGAGAAAACCAATCTCGGCAGCGTCCAAAAGCGTTTGATTCATAACTTGTCTAAAGGGTATCGGCAGCGCGTGGGAATTGCTCAGGCTCTGGTTTCAAATCCGGAAGTTCTGATTCTCGATGAGCCGACAGTCGGTCTTGATCCAAAACAAGTGGCTGAGATCCGCGAGCTTATCAAAGAACTCCGTGGTCATCACACGGTCATCCTGTCGACGCACATCTTAAGCGAAGTTCAAGCCACTTGTGAGCGCGTGATCATCATCAATCAAGGTCAAATCGTAGCTCAGGACCGTATCGAAAATCTTGCGAGCCAAGAGCGTGGTCAAAGTCGTCTGACCATCCGACTGCGTAAAGAAGTTGAAGACTTCAAAAAAGTTCTTAGCGGAATCGAAGGAGTTCTTGCCGTTGCAGCTGGCAGCAGCCGTCGCGATTGGGAAGTGAACTTCCGCGGTGACGATGCGGTTGTTGATGCTATTTCTGCGCGCGTTGTGAAGGAGGGCTTGGGATTATTAGAACTCAGCCCTCACAAAGTGGATTTGGAAGACGTCTTCTTGAAGCTGACCTATGGCGCTGAACAAACTGGGGTGCAATCATGA
- a CDS encoding DUF814 domain-containing protein, with translation MKAMSLLELRTLVTELGSLLEDAQLQDVISNDRGLALGFRGTQHFWLTLDMNPSNPFCLVFADYCPFKKGSKPKPIALFLNSHGKNLYFRKIWLAEDYGRVLHIELANSQKVCELKLILIPRQANMLVESEGKSIAWEKPRELQVQTETGELPEPRDIGEIHEEWLAEFQGGARPSIDPRAQWEKKKTKDLEKKRKALEEIERTLAENSSEKYYELGSYLKSISPEDFTPKKVPTEWHGLLDFKQKLFANIEMVFEKGKQAANKVQGTEERRKILVEEIVKLEKSTFESSQRDQGARPKVDDLMKNTEAKGRKLHLESGAIVYCGKSAADNLALLRRAKAWDYWLHLKDYPGAHAIVHRSRDQELPFEELQKAALWVLKESLSSKTFMPGEKYAVVIVECRFVRPIKGDKLGRVTYHSEKQFMVTA, from the coding sequence ATGAAAGCGATGAGTTTATTAGAGCTTAGGACCTTGGTCACCGAGTTGGGAAGCCTGCTGGAGGATGCCCAACTTCAGGACGTGATTTCCAATGACCGTGGCTTGGCTCTAGGCTTTCGTGGGACCCAGCACTTCTGGCTGACCCTCGACATGAATCCTTCGAATCCCTTTTGTCTGGTTTTTGCCGACTATTGTCCTTTCAAAAAAGGATCTAAGCCTAAACCGATCGCATTATTCCTGAATTCCCATGGAAAAAACCTGTACTTTCGCAAGATATGGCTCGCGGAGGACTACGGCCGCGTCCTGCATATAGAACTCGCCAATAGCCAGAAAGTTTGCGAACTCAAGCTGATTCTCATCCCACGACAAGCCAATATGTTGGTTGAGTCCGAGGGTAAAAGTATCGCTTGGGAAAAACCCCGCGAGTTGCAAGTACAGACTGAAACCGGTGAGCTTCCCGAGCCTCGCGATATCGGAGAAATCCACGAAGAGTGGCTTGCCGAGTTCCAAGGTGGTGCACGTCCGTCGATTGATCCGCGCGCGCAGTGGGAGAAAAAGAAAACCAAAGATCTTGAGAAAAAGCGCAAAGCTCTTGAAGAAATCGAAAGGACGCTGGCTGAGAATTCTTCCGAAAAATACTACGAGCTTGGGAGTTATTTAAAATCTATTTCGCCTGAAGACTTCACTCCGAAAAAAGTTCCGACGGAGTGGCACGGACTTCTAGATTTTAAGCAGAAACTTTTTGCCAATATCGAAATGGTTTTTGAAAAGGGCAAGCAGGCTGCGAACAAAGTTCAGGGGACTGAAGAACGCCGTAAGATCCTTGTGGAAGAGATTGTAAAGCTCGAGAAAAGCACCTTTGAATCGAGTCAACGCGATCAGGGCGCGCGCCCAAAAGTAGATGACCTGATGAAAAATACGGAGGCCAAAGGACGTAAGCTTCATTTGGAATCCGGTGCGATCGTTTACTGCGGAAAATCGGCGGCTGACAACCTGGCGCTTCTTCGCCGGGCAAAGGCGTGGGACTATTGGTTGCACCTGAAGGACTATCCGGGGGCCCACGCCATTGTGCATAGGTCCCGTGATCAGGAATTGCCATTCGAAGAGCTGCAAAAGGCGGCTCTTTGGGTGCTAAAAGAGTCTCTTTCGTCAAAGACCTTTATGCCGGGGGAGAAGTACGCGGTTGTCATTGTGGAATGCCGTTTTGTTCGTCCTATTAAGGGCGATAAACTGGGCCGCGTGACCTATCATTCCGAGAAGCAATTCATGGTGACGGCTTAA
- a CDS encoding TIGR02147 family protein: protein MEKLSVFEFQDYKKFILQWMERAPNQGRGQRKLLAEAIQCQTPFITHVLTGHYHFSLEQAEACARWMGLNDNETEFFVLLVVRQRAGTKSLENLINKQISQRREAETVLKKRLRIQEKMSAEDQMIYYSNWHYAAIHMACLIPQLQTIEALQRYFNLSLPQIVNALEFLTEHGLIEEHRSKFRVLKPVLHLERESPLMAQHHTQWRLKAIDAIQRRRSADLFYSGVISLSKDDYEWLRERLSVLLEEAIDRVKDSKDEALACLNLDWFEV from the coding sequence ATGGAAAAACTCTCAGTTTTTGAATTTCAGGATTATAAGAAGTTTATCCTCCAATGGATGGAGCGTGCTCCTAACCAGGGAAGGGGGCAGCGAAAGCTTTTGGCTGAGGCAATTCAATGCCAAACCCCTTTTATTACTCACGTTTTGACCGGGCACTATCATTTCAGCTTAGAGCAGGCAGAGGCCTGCGCGCGCTGGATGGGGCTTAACGACAATGAAACGGAGTTCTTTGTTTTATTGGTCGTGCGCCAACGGGCGGGCACGAAAAGTCTTGAAAATCTTATCAATAAACAGATCTCTCAGCGGCGTGAAGCGGAGACGGTGCTTAAAAAACGCCTGCGGATCCAAGAAAAAATGAGCGCTGAAGATCAGATGATCTATTACAGCAACTGGCATTACGCCGCCATTCACATGGCCTGCTTGATCCCGCAATTGCAGACCATTGAAGCGCTTCAGCGTTATTTTAATTTGAGCCTGCCGCAGATTGTGAATGCACTGGAGTTTTTGACTGAGCATGGATTGATTGAAGAGCATCGCTCAAAGTTCCGTGTTTTAAAACCAGTTCTGCATCTCGAGCGTGAGTCGCCTCTGATGGCTCAGCATCACACTCAGTGGCGTTTAAAGGCCATCGATGCAATTCAGCGGCGTCGTAGCGCGGATCTTTTTTATTCCGGAGTCATCAGTCTTTCTAAGGATGACTATGAGTGGCTGCGCGAACGGCTTTCCGTATTGTTGGAAGAAGCGATCGATCGTGTGAAAGATTCTAAGGATGAGGCTTTGGCGTGTTTAAACTTAGACTGGTTCGAGGTTTAA